tcaaagaaacccaaatgGGCCGAAGAACTAAAAACCCATTTTGGAAAACATCGAAATAATATAAAATCTGAtagcacagagagagagagagagagagctaaaaAACAAGCTTGCCTTGAGTCTCTGTGGAGGTGAAGCAGTTGTTCTCACGGCCCCCAAGGGGGGACTGGCAGCAATGAGCTGTTGCGTTGGATGAAGAGAGAACATTCCTGCTAACCTCGATCCCTTTGAAAAAGATAAGATAGATTCAGATGAGAAGTTAACGACAGTTTGCCACAGCCGGAGCAGTAGACGAAGGGCGATACTAAACCGCGGGAAGAAGGATAAGAACGCGCCCAACCCACTTGTTGCGACTTGCGAGCTAAGTGCCTAAGCCTGCTGAGGCCTGTGGTTTCAGCTTCAAACCAAGAGTCTTCCTTTAAGAGGCAGGGTTTTAAATCGAGGAATTGGGGACGGAAGCTGTCATTGCCGATTCCGATACGAATCGGTCTAAGAAGCCCTAGATTCGGAAGATTTGAGGAAAATTTCAAACTATTCTGGTGTTTTGAACGAAGAATGCATAGGAAAACATTTACAGGGTAGAATTTCCGCCTTTAATGAGGGATGGAACAGTCATTTTGCTACACCCTCTCTGTACTGGGGTACAGAGGCCACCCGGCCTTTTAGGTTACCTTTTCccataataaaaagaaagaattccCCACACCGTTAGTGTAGAGAGAATCTCCCACGCAAAACCAATTTTACTATGTTAGCTTGGGATGATACCATTCATATGGCACTGGAAAggataaagaaaataataataataataataacacaaaAAAAGGGAGCAAGCTATGATACCATCCATATGGCACAGGAAAtgatatagaaaataaagattaaaaaagGTAGAAAATATTGTTCCATGGTTATGTGGCCTTTGCGCCAATGGAGTGCGTATTTAGGCATCCAACAGGAGGTAATGTGGTCATTTCACACATCTTGTGTTTGGTGCAAGGACCAGGTGACGTCAGCTGAATATGTatccaaacaatgttctcattTTAGTTAAGAATGTGTTGTGCATTTTGAGAATGTAGAATGCACATTCCCATATATTGCATGCAGCCATTGgaggatttggctcctctccaaTGTGTTAGGCTCCTCCAAGCGGTATCCGATTATTGGGAGGATCGGGAGACACACCCAACATGAACACCCTACAAGtgggagaggatctttttcaaCCGTTGGATAGAGTTGAGAGTGGTGCACCCTAAACTCTCATCCCTATTCGACTTCTTTGTGCATGATCATGCACAGAACCCTTCCCCTAAGTGATATATGACTATTTATACAGCAAACCCCCAGGCCTTGGTTCCTTTTGGCTATGACCTTTCTTTCAAAATCCTGTTACTTCTACTGAGAAGGAAACGATGAAGggaaggttctctctctctctctctctctctctaaagccCTTGTCATGTTCCAGTAAGCCAAACCATTGGCATCGACCGACCAGAGTCCAGAGTTAGACAGCTGCGTCAGGTGGCTCTGCCCGATTCGGCTCAGCAGATCCCTTTTGACCGATAACTCACTATTTTGGCCGATTCCTATCTGATCTCGGTTAAAGTACGAGAAAACTACATGATTAATCACTTCTGAGCTTTCTTTTATAAAAATACCCAATctatgtttcagttaacaaaatcacataaaatcaggtttggatttaccaaactacccaaaacagtgtccTACCTCACCACATATGGttcttttgacatttttacccctctCCCATTGACCACATGAGCATCTCTCCCTTGTTTCTCACCTCATCCTCCACAGCCATCCATGGCACACCTTTGTAGCCTCCGCCCCGACTACCTGACATGCCACTAATCTtcctttaggaaaaaaaaaaaagtataacccTATTTTCTTGTCACATTAGCTTCAATACATGCCAATGGTCGTGGTTGGTTGTCCAATCGGATGTCACACTGTGGGTGGGGAGAAGAAAGCTCAAGAACAGCAACTCTTGCTGAAATTGAGATAGGAAGCAAGGAACGGAGATTCGCGAATGTAGTTAATTTGAATCCTCAGAACCCGTCAAACTCAAATCTTCCAACACCATCGAGCTTCTCTCCTCCGATGGAAATCTCATGAATTTCATCACCTAATATTCCATTGACCCAAGGTGGTTCCGTTGTTGCAGCCAGTGCCATTCAATCCCTATTAACCCGATCACAAGCAGGTTATGTACCCCCTAGATTAATAGCAAAAACACCAACAACAACCAAAACTGCAATTGCAACAATAGAATCTGGTTTCCCTTTCAGATTTTCAAATCCAACAATATGCAGAGTTTAACTTCGATGTCATGGCTGAATCAGATCcagcaacaaaaacaacaacaacaacttggTGCGGCTGCTAATGGgatgggaccacaagtgggggttTATGGGTAGATGAATTTTGATGGTTCTCCCCTTCAACAGCAACAGCATCAAATGGGTTAATGGCAGATTTGGGCAGGACTCTCATGAAGCCGCACACCAAGCATTTTAGGCGATGGTGGTGGAATCGATAGAGATGGTGTTGTCGATGGCGgaggaggaatttttttttttaacagcaGTGGAGAACAATGCAAGGGAGCATAGGGAAGGCGAAGAACTTGCAGGTGGTGAatgggagaggagaggaggaagaagaggaagaagaagaagaagaagaaaaggggtaaaaatgtcaaaagaaaCATATGTAGTGAGGGAGGGCACTGGGAGGGTAGTTTGGTAAacctaaacatgattttgtgtgattttattaactgaaacataaattgggtaattttgtaaaagaaaattcaaaagtgagtaatcatgtaattttctcttctctaaAGTATTCAATCGGATTCCATCCTCGCCATGTTTGTTCCACTGGGTGAGACACCCAGGGCTTCTGTTGCACACGCCCATACATAGATGGCCCTCCAGTTTCTTGCATATTTCTGATACTGTGCATAATTTCTAGTCTTCTTCAATGTCAGTTGGCAGCCTTTGGCGATTAGACGTTGTTGGCACGAGCACTTATGAAGAACAATGCATGCATTTCCCGCCTTCATACGGATTTTCAAGTGCCCATCAATTCCTTTCATGATTTTATGCAGTGGGTTTTCTGTAACTGTCAAAAAGTTTCCATATTCGTCCATGGCTGTCATGAACTCTGCAAAAACGGGCACTTCAGTATGGAGCTCGGTGATCCCAAATTACCTCCGATGCGGAAAGCTAGATGAAGCTCGTCGTGTTTTTGACGAGAATCCTTCGCCTGATGTTCATATTTATACCATGATGATTGCTGCATATTCGCGAAGCGATAGACTGTACGAGGCATTACAACTGTTCTATGAAATGCCTGTTCGAGATGTTGTTTCTTGGAATTCTATGATGAAGGGTTGTCTTGATTGTGGGAACTTAGAAATGGCTCGAAAGATTTTCTATGAAATGCCAGAAAGAAATGTTATCTCCTGGACCACAATTATAAATGGGTTCTTGCAGTTTGGTAGAATTGAAATTGCGGAGGTTCTGTTTCATAAGATGCCTTCCAAGGATACGGCAGCATGGAATTCAATGATTTTTGGGTATTGTAGTAATGAACGGATTAATGATGCTCTCAGGGTGTTTGAGAGGATGCCTTTTAGGAATGTGATTTCCTGGACTACAATGATTAGTGGAATGGATCAGCATGGGGAGAGTGATAAAGCACTGTCTCTCTTCCGGCAGATGCTGGATTCAGGGGTGATACCCACTTCAAGCACGTTCTGTTGTGCACTAACGGCGTGTGCAAAAATATCAGCTCTCAACCAAGGTGTTCAACTTCATGCCAATCTCATCAAGTTGGGGTATGTCTTTGATGCTTTTGTCTCTACTTCACTGATCACATTTTATGCGAACTGTGAGAAAATTGAGGAATGTAGACAGATTTTTCATGAAAACTTGGATATAAATGTTGTTATGTGGACAGCTCTTTTAACAGGTTATGGTCTAAATAATAAGCACGAAGATGCTTTGGATGTATTTTACAACATGATAAAAGTTGGGATCCTGCCCAATCAATCAACATTCAGTAGTGCTTTGAATTCATGCAGTGGGCTAGAGGCTCTTGATAGTGGAAAAGAGATTCATGGGAGGGCTATAAAGCTTGGGTTGGATGATGATGTGTTTGTTAGTAATTCTCTTATCGTAATGTACTCTAAATGCGGAAACATACATGATGCAACGACTATGTTCGACAATATGAGCAGGAGGAACATTGTTTCGTggaattctattattgttgggAGTGCACAACATGGGTGTGGTGTCTTGGCCCTTGGGTTCTTTGACCGGATGGTAAATGCAAAGGTTCAACCCGATGAGATTACATTCGTTGGGTTGCTTACTGCTTGTAGCCACTCTAGGATGTTAGATAGGGGGAgagaattttttgaattattgACTCGAGATACATCGGTTGAAGTGAAGTCTGAGCATTATGCATGTATGGTGGATATCTTGGGTCGATCTGGGAAGCTGGAAGAGGCGGAGGAATTCATCAAGAAGATGCCAGAGAAAGCAAACTCCATGGTCTGGTTAGCTTTGTTGAGTGCCTGTAGGGTACATCGTAACCTAGAGGTGGCAAAAAGAGCTGCATATCATGTCTTTAACCTGGAACCACATAATAGTGCAGgatatattttattatccaaCTTATATGCTTCAGCAGGTAAATGGGATGATGTCTCTCACATAAGAGGGATGATGAAGCATAGAGGAATTCTGAAGCAACCTGGATATAGTTGGGTGACACTAAAGGGATCAAAGCATATGTTTGTTTGTGGAGATAGGTTCCACCCTTTGTGTGAGAAAATATACCAAAGGCTGGATCTTTTGGGTGCAAAACTGAAGGAGTTGGGTCATGTTCCTGATCAGAGTTTTGTGTTACATGATGTGGAGGATGAACAAAAGGAAGTGATGTTGTCTTTTCATAGCGAGAGGCTTGCCATTGGATTTGCACTGATCAGTACTGTAGAAGGTAGTACAATAAGAGTGATGAAAAACCTTCGTGTATGTGGGGATTGTCATTCTGCCATCAAGCTTATAGCAAAGATTGTTGGGCGTGAGATCATTGTAAGAGATTCTAGTCGATTCCATCACTTTAGGGATGGGAACTGTTCTTGTGGGGATTATTGGTAGCAATTTGGTGGATGGTTTGTTCTTGTAGATGTTGTGGGAGGTCAGTTTTTGCTTTTGATGGCTGTTCACTAGGCAAATGAAGATAACATATGATGAACAAAGCAGCATGGCCTAGGGTTACTAGACTGCCTGAGGCTCTTGAAACGCTTAGGGCGATGGAACTCAAGGGTAAATGTAGCCCTAACGTTACCATGTATAGTGCAATCATCGATGGCCATTGCAAAGAAGGAATGGTAAATGAGGCCTAGAACCTATTCTCTGCAATTTTGTTTCAAAACATGGTGAACCATGAAATCTCACCAGCTGTCATCACCTTCAACATTATGATCGATGGTCTTTGCAAAGGGGGAAGGACTACTGAAGGGCATAACATGTTTGAATTAATGCTTCAGGAGAACATAAGCCTGATGTTTTCACTTTCAGCTCTTTGATTCATGGCCTATCCAAATCTGGTCAGTGGGAAGAAGCCATTGGATTACTAAGTAAAATGTTGAGACTAGGGGTCTCCCCTGATGTTGTGATATTCagcattttgaattttgatagaTGGCCTTTGCAAAGACAGAAGGACTGATGAAGCGCATTAGTTGTTTGAGTTAATGCTTCAAAGAGGACATAAGCTGATGTTATCACTTACAGCTCTTTGATTCATGGCCTTTGCAATTCTAGCCAATGGGAAGAAGCCACTAGATTGCTAAATAAAATGTTGGGACTAGGGGTCTCCCCTGATGTCGTGATATTCAGCATTCTAATGGATGGTCTTGTAAAAACGGAAGGACTACTGAAGCGCAtaagttgtttgaattgatgCTTCGAAGAGGACAGAAGCCTGATGTTGTCACATTCAACTCTTTGATTGATGGCCTATGCAATTCTGGCCAATGGGAAGATGCCATTGTGTTGCAAAATAAAATGTTGGAACTAGGAGTCTCCTAATATCGACTTAATTTCAACGTTCTAATAGATGGTCTTTGCAAAGAAGGAAGGATTGTTGAAGCGGAcaagttgtttgaattgatgCTTCAAAGAGGACTTAAGCCTGATATTATCACTTTCACCTCTTTGATTCAGGGATTCAGGGCCTATGTAATTCTGGCCAATCAAAAGAAAGCCATTGGATTGCTAAACAAAATGTGAGGACTTGGAATCTCTCCTGAtatcatgtctctctctctctctcaaaagcgCATAACTATATACCCCCTCCGGCAAATATGAAGATCTCACTATGACGATCGCAGGCCATATATACGAGAACGAAATACTTTGTACCGTAATAAACACTAATATCATCAAATGCCATGGAATGTTCAATTACTCCGGTAAGATCCAAAACCTCGAATACAACGCAGTGGATCTCTTGAAGAAAAACACATCGCCTCTGAGTCCATCCTCGCTAACTGGTCTAATCAATTTCTATTGCATTACTGGTAATCtgatttctgttgtttctattACTTAAATCCAAGATTCTTTAGTTTGTATGCCTATTTAGAAAGAAAGTTGCAGGCTCAAGTAATCAAAATATTCCATTTGCATCTGCATTCAAATTCCTTTCTCGGAATATTAAATCTGACAATCTTGAACAACTGAGAATTCTTCCGGATCATGGTTCTTCCCTGGTTAAAATACAGGTATACCTATAAACAATCTTGTCCCACAACCAATATGGACTAAATCTGCTGAAACACTTCACTTACAGAACAAAATAAAGATTTGGAGAAGTATGTTTTCTTTCAATAATTATTGAATAGAAGAATGAATTTCCATCATAGTGAGGATAGATTTGGAGATTTCTTCCACCTCCCCAGCTTCTCTCTTCCCTAGAAAAATCAACTTCAGTAACTTCAGAAACTCCACAATGAATACTTCATTAAAATCTTAGTCCAAAAAAAGTGAATCTACTACGTTAGGCAAATCCATAAGAAATttaaagttaaaaaataaataatgtaagTGGGAGTAAAAACAGAGTAAGTTTTATCATTGAGAGGAAAACTTCATCAGATGGGGTATACAACGTCAGCAAAGAAACACAAAATTCTACATGATACAATGTAGCATAGAATGGCTATTTGGGACATAAGGATGCATATATGTTGTGTCTTAATCtaaatatataaacaaaaacaaCGGGAGACTAGCTTTCCTAGAGCTAGCGGTTCAACCAATAGGGGGCTGAGATGGGAGGGGCATTGTGGACTTTTCCGAGGGGGGAGGAGAAAAGCAGACACAACACTGTGCTACcatgcccaaccttttcccataaataatTTATTGGTTACTAAAAGGAGCATTTGATTCTTAAcacccccccctccaaaaaaaaaaaccccctcaaaaaaaaaaaagagtagcaTTTGATGGGTTAGATTTCCTTTGAATAAACATGAAAAGCAATAGTTTTATCTCAACCTGGTAACATACCTTGCGTGGTCCAACTGCAAGCTCATTATCCACTATGGAGATTTCCTTAAAGCCCATAGGATGTAACACCTCTTTATAGCTGCAAAGGCATaaattttttgatgaatgatGAATAGTTAATTTCCCAGGAAGATGAAGTGAAAATCATTATCGGATTAGTTATTGGCAGCAGTGTTTTCATTAGTGATGACCAATTTCAATTAATGCTCATGATGTGCAAAGAGGCCGAGGAAAGTGTGAACCAACTGCTGTGAGTTCTCACTGAAGTTAATGGGGGCAAAAGATTCTTATGCAATTACAAGTACTCCCTGAAGTTTTCTGAACCTAATAAAATAGAGCTTAAGAGCTTCCGACAGAAGAGGAATACATCCTGGGAACTATTGCATTTTTCCTTTGACTGGAAAAAGTGGCTTATGATGTACCAGCCTTCTAGTCTGAACAAAAAAAGTACAGTTACTTGaatacttttttattatttttaaattaaagatTCCTTTTTGCATAGAGTTGCAGAAATAGGATATATGTTACTAACACCACTTTAGTTGGGATAATGCGTGGTTTAATTGAATAGATTCCATTTCGCAAACGATAATGCTTTGTGTTTTTATATAGATTTGGTCACAACTCTAAACAAGAAGCCAATACTGAACAAATTCTTTTTTTACAGTTTATTTATCCCCTTTTAATAGGAAgaaagttattattattattattattatgaaagatcctcatcatcatcatcatcatcatcataatcatcattatgattattgttattgttattgttattgttattgttattgttattgtcgAAATCAGAGAATTACTCAGCCACCGAAACTTTGTATGGGGGTCCACCAATATGATCATCAATCTGccaccaaaagaagaaaaataatgtaaaaaTAATGTGATCACTGAAAACCAATACACAGAAAAGACTTTTGAAAAGACAAAACCAAAGAATTAATTTATCTTATAAATAGTTTTCTTTAGAAATCACATGTAAAAATTGCAAATAATACAGATGGAAGTTTATCACACAGAAACTTAGGGGTTAGGGGGTGAGGGGACTAGTGTTTACCGGAAACATTAGAGTTATGAGCTCTCCATCTGGTTTCAAGTAATCTCGAATTCGGCTTGCCCAAGCTGATCTCATGGATGGTTCAAGTGCACAAAAGAACCTGAAAAGCTTCCATTCTAATGTGAGCATCAAAACTAAAGCTTCTTAAGATAAGAaatgaattcaaattcaatatgGAGACTTACGTATAATCATAAATGAGATCAAACAATTCAGTTGGTTGCCAAGTGAAGAAGTCTGCCTTCACAAAGGTAAAATAATTCGTATTTGGCACTGAAGAGAACAACTGGCATGGCATTTTATGAGAAATATGTTATTTCAACAATGTGCCCAAATTAACAGAATTACAGATTgtcataatttaaaaaatatatatatatatatatatatatatataattgattaTTTTCAATGAGTCCCCTGATCCAAATCCACGTAAAAATTGACTCATTTATGAAGTATTTTCATTTGCTAGAGGTTCAGTTTTAGTCTAATCTATGATTTTGAAGTACTTCTTAAAAGTACATCAACAAGAGCTGGAAATATATAATTTGAGTCATTTTTCCCCCTTCCTAGCAAAACCAAGGCACCCTTCAAGTCAACCCAAGTAGTTGGTCAAATACACCAAGTTCTCAAACTACTTGTGAAGTACAATGATGAAGTGAGAACATTAGAAAAGTTTGAACTCGCATATAAATCATGCTGAGTTGCTGAGCCTATGTCACAAAACCAATTAGGGTGGATTATGTAAAATCAATTGTTAAATTCTAACCATTCATAACTTCTAAGAGAAACAGATATAATTCAACTTTCATGTGAGAATATATCAAAGTAGTTCACCATTACGGAGCACAGAAGccaaataaacaaatgaacgtGCTAAATTTCACTGCTTTCCTTCCATGTATTTTTCCCCCAAAAGAAGTATTGAGATTTATCAATAAGCAATGTCCTTACCTCTTTTGCTTTCTTAACGGCATGCTCTGATATCTCGAGACCTACAACATAGCGATCAGGGCTAGCAATTGCAACCACATCATAACCCTGTCatatttgaaatatttaaatTGATAGCTACAGTATGAAATATTCAGACTGCAACTTATGGTCCCTAGCCCACTTGATTGCTTAATGAAATAGAACTCCCAATAATCAGCAAACAATATCTAGGATCCCACAGATTTCAGGTGACAGAATTCAagaagaaacaatagaaacaaaGTTTCAGCACTTCCTACACTATTTCTTGGAGGAAATACCTTCATAGTGTGGAAAAAAAACAGTGGCCACAGATCATCATCAGTAAGAcaatgcaaaaaataaaaataaaaaaataaaaaaaggaatccAATAGTGAAAAGCAAGCAAAGGAACAGAAATCATTCATGGAGAAACTAAAAGATCATATTATTCagctaagccttatcccaaaaaaaaaaaaaaaaaNNNNNNNNNNNNNNNNNNNNNNNNNNNNNNNNNNNNNNNNNNNNNNNNNNNNNNNNNNNNNNNNNNNNNNNNNNNNNNNNNNNNTAATCCCTAGTGTTTCCTTATTCAAAGATgggaaggggaggaaaattAGTTCCTCAGCGTAGTGGAAAGATAAGGGTTCGTTCTAAAGAAGAGGGTTCGGATGATTTAGATGAAGGAAATTATACATCTTATAATTACCGATTACATTTCTTCCTTTGCTGGAGAAGATTCAGATGaaacttttgattttgaggCGGTAAGTGGCAGGAgtcaagaggaggaggagaaaagggTTATTGGATTGAAATCCCGATCTGTTCTTTGAGATCAAAGGAAACCTAGCGTTAAACGTTCACACAAAAGAACAAGAATTTCtaaagatgatgaagttgactacaggatgacgatgacgatgacgacgatGGTTTGGGTAAAATTTCTCAATCTCTTGCTTTTTGTGGGTTTGATTCAGAGAGATATAGAGAGAATAAATGATGGTTTGGGTAAAACTTCTTTCTTACAATATAATTAGGGCAAACTATGGTTGCCATTAACAGAAACTAAGGGTTGTAGATGGCTGTGAAATCCCTCTCAATTGCAAGGGGGCATGCGAGAcgagacgagagagagagagagagagagagagagagagagagaaagacggTGAAGGAGATACAAATTTGTGGAAGGGAGGGGAGCCGGCTGCAGAAAAGTAGAAAAAATGGTTATAGAGTGACAGTATTGGGAAGATTATGTAAGGTAATGTTTATGAACGGATGAGATCTTTTCTATTTCATCTAACGGACAGAAgatgctagcatacctaattcctaggtgACCTGCTAGCATTTTCCCATGTTTTATAGATGATATGAAAATTATATAAGGAGGTTTTTAGCAAATGTTTTTGTTCTCCCATTCTATGTTATGTTCTTCCAAGTCTCCTTGTGTCTAATAATGAGTATAGCCTTCGTACTTCCCTATGTAATCATTTCTATAACAGAAAATGATTTTCCCTCAACTGCCAGTTTTCATCTTTGTCACTACCGAAATCTATTGCTGCATTATTAACCATCCAAGTGGATTTCATTGCATGCCACATGGTAATTGAAGGTTTAACCACTTGGCAGATAAAGAAGCATGCAGAAGCGGATCCAGATCCTATCTAGTACCTCCAGCGCGCATCCGATAGCTGGGAGTGACCTATAAGCAGACCCAGATCCTACCTGGTACCCTAAAGTGGCCTAGTGCCCCAGTGGTATTGAACAGTTGATAGCACTTGGGCACGCATCCCTACATGTGAAGAGGTATGGTTTAGActtggaatttgaattttgacatGTCATTGTAAACACCTCAATGTGATAATTGGACAACGTTTGACAACAttccgtttctgccatttcttgttcccataaacggaaaaacaacataaaaagagtttgataaaattgttccgtttcacccatttATGAAACAAGTCGAACTTGTTTCAACGTTTCTgtaaacaaatttgagagacaAAAAGATTGTTGTTCCTTATAAAtctttcaactatttaaacctaaaaataacCATCTCTCCCTTTTGAGTATTTGATGATACTATTGAGTTTTTAGCTCATGCGATATGAAGGAGGAATTCCTTCAATGATGGCAATTATTgtgcttggatttttttttttttttcatttcacttgtttttggaaacttaaataaaatttatgtctatttttgTGTTTGGAAATAGAAATGGAGAACAAATTagatttgtttttcttgtgtctATAAACAAGTGGAAGCGACGAAAATTGTGAAAAAACTTGATACTTCATtcgacctacccaaaccccaacccattgttaaAACTCTCGCTATCCAAATGCGGTGATTCCAACCTAATTGTGCGAAGCTTGCAGTTTCAGATTGCCTTCATCTTTCTGAAGCGCATCTCTATGAAGCATACCTGTAACTCCAACTTTATGTCTCCACTCGTGAAAGCATACTTGTAACTCAAACTTTATGTATTCACTCATGAATTGTATTCCTACAAcatcgtgccttcactcatgtcttttttttttttttgttaacaacgggtatccaggcctttggcctcaCTAATCATGCGGGCCCATACTAACCTCACAACCGCATGGTGCACAACGATGATGAATGGATGTCCTATATAATAGGATGTATGGTCTTTTTTTGAGGTTCGAAGGTCTTTTGGTAATCTGGGAATAAGTAATCTAATAAATTACCAAATGCCCTTTAAAGATGACTGCTTAAAAGCTAATCAAGCGATCTTGGAATTGGATCAAACTTATGGATTAAGTGTGTTTTTATTACAAAATTTATAGTATTTGAAAATGCAAGATTCTATTGTTCATGGACGATGGAACCCAATTCTAAAAGTATTCTCAACTTATTTTAGGGTAATTAATTTAAATTAGTACCTATTAAAGAGCACTCAAAAAGACCTTTCCGGTGCATCAAGAATCATGCATACGTCATGTATTCTACCCTATTGCAAGTTAATTAGCATCCAAGCTAAAAAAAGATCGTTTTAAAAAggataatttacagcgccacacCCTGGAGAATGCAATGattataagaacaccctctCTATTTCTGCGCCGGACATCGAGTGGTGGTTCCATGGCTCGCCGTCAAACCAACATTCTCTCTGGTTGCCGAGAACTCGAATCCTTAGATGTGAGAAGTTGCTGGGATGTGAAACTTGATGACAAGTTCTTAgatttgggtgaaagaaat
This genomic stretch from Macadamia integrifolia cultivar HAES 741 chromosome 2, SCU_Mint_v3, whole genome shotgun sequence harbors:
- the LOC122062777 gene encoding pentatricopeptide repeat-containing protein At5g46460, mitochondrial; this encodes MHAFPAFIRIFKCPSIPFMILCSGFSVTVKKFPYSSMAVMNSAKTGTSVWSSVIPNYLRCGKLDEARRVFDENPSPDVHIYTMMIAAYSRSDRLYEALQLFYEMPVRDVVSWNSMMKGCLDCGNLEMARKIFYEMPERNVISWTTIINGFLQFGRIEIAEVLFHKMPSKDTAAWNSMIFGYCSNERINDALRVFERMPFRNVISWTTMISGMDQHGESDKALSLFRQMLDSGVIPTSSTFCCALTACAKISALNQGVQLHANLIKLGYVFDAFVSTSLITFYANCEKIEECRQIFHENLDINVVMWTALLTGYGLNNKHEDALDVFYNMIKVGILPNQSTFSSALNSCSGLEALDSGKEIHGRAIKLGLDDDVFVSNSLIVMYSKCGNIHDATTMFDNMSRRNIVSWNSIIVGSAQHGCGVLALGFFDRMVNAKVQPDEITFVGLLTACSHSRMLDRGREFFELLTRDTSVEVKSEHYACMVDILGRSGKLEEAEEFIKKMPEKANSMVWLALLSACRVHRNLEVAKRAAYHVFNLEPHNSAGYILLSNLYASAGKWDDVSHIRGMMKHRGILKQPGYSWVTLKGSKHMFVCGDRFHPLCEKIYQRLDLLGAKLKELGHVPDQSFVLHDVEDEQKEVMLSFHSERLAIGFALISTVEGSTIRVMKNLRVCGDCHSAIKLIAKIVGREIIVRDSSRFHHFRDGNCSCGDYW
- the LOC122062787 gene encoding probable thiol methyltransferase 2 (The sequence of the model RefSeq protein was modified relative to this genomic sequence to represent the inferred CDS: added 342 bases not found in genome assembly); amino-acid sequence: MWCVSHRLVLNYTCLRSTWNSPLRFRASAFPLNSFKLSSGQLGMEKGRGAERLKNTKNDKLEELIHSDPEGGWDKCWEEGLTPWDLKQATPVILHLHQTDALARGRALVPGCGTGYDVVAIASPDRYVVGLEISEHAVKKAKELFSSVPNTNYFTFVKADFFTWQPTELFDLIYDYTFFCALEPSMRSAWASRIRDYLKPDGELITLMFPIDDHIGGPPYKVSVADYKEVLHPMGFKEISIVDNELAVGPRKGREKLGRWKKSPNLSSL